From Nicotiana tabacum cultivar K326 chromosome 20, ASM71507v2, whole genome shotgun sequence, one genomic window encodes:
- the LOC107809443 gene encoding V-type proton ATPase catalytic subunit A isoform X1 — translation MPSLFGGPMTTFEDSEKESEYGYVRKVSGPVVVADGMAGAAMYELVRVGHDNLIGEIIRLEGDSATIQVYEETAGLMVNDPVLRTRKPLSVELGPGILGNIFDGIQRPLKTIAKRSGDVYIPRGVSVPALDKDILWEFQPKKIGEGDLLTGGDLYATVFENTLMEHRVALPPDAMGKITYIAPAGHYSLNDTVLELEFQGVKKQVTMLQTWPVRTPRPVASKLAADTPLLTGQRVLDALFPSVLGGTCAIPGAFGCGKTVISQALSKYSNSDTVVYVGCGERGNEMAEVLMDFPQLTMTLPDGREESVMKRTTLVANTSNMPVAAREASIYTGITIAEYFRDMGYNVSMMADSTSRWAEALREISGRLAEMPADSGYPAYLAARLASFYERAGKVKCLGGPERTGSVTIVGAVSPPGGDFSDPVTSATLGIVQVFWGLDKKLAQRKHFPSVNWLISYSKYSGALESFYEKFDADFIDIRTKAREVLQREDDLNEIVQLVGKDALAETDKITLETAKLLREDYLAQNAFTPYDKFCPFYKSVWMLRNIIHFYNLANQAVERGAGMDGQKITYTLIKHRLGDLFYRLVSQKFEDPAEGEDVLVGKFKKLHDDLTAGFRSLEDETR, via the exons ATGCCGTCACTCTTCGGAGGTCCGATGACTACTTTTGAGGATTCTGAGAAGGAAAGCGAGTATGGCTATGTCAGAAAG GTGTCTGGACCAGTGGTTGTTGCTGATGGAATGGCGGGGGCTGCCATGTATGAACTAGTTCGTGTCGGACATGACAATCTCATTGGTGAAATTATTAGGCTCGAAGGAGATTCTGCTACAATTCAGG TCTATGAAGAAACAGCTGGTCTGATGGTGAATGATCCTGTGCTACGTACACGCAAG CCCCTGTCAGTAGAGCTGGGTCCTGGAATATTGGGAAACATCTTCGATGGTATTCAG AGGCCTCTGAAGACAATTGCAAAAAGGTCTGGTGATGTCTACATCCCTCGAGGTGTATCTGTTCCGGCCTTGGACAAGGATATACTATGGGAATTTCAGCCTAAGAAAATAG GTGAGGGAGATCTCTTAACAGGTGGAGATTTGTATGCT ACTGTCTTTGAGAACACCTTAATGGAACATCGTGTTGCTCTTCCTCCTGATGCCATGGGAAAGATTACTTACATTGCTCCAGCTGGTCACTACTCTTTGAAT GATACTGTTCTTGAGCTTGAGTTTCAAGGCGTCAAAAAGCAAGTGACTATGCTTCAG ACTTGGCCTGTGCGTACTCCTAGGCCTGTTGCATCAAAGTTAGCTGCTGATACTCCTCTTCTTACTGGACAG CGTGTTCTGGATGCCCTGTTCCCCTCAGTGCTTGGTGGTACCTGTGCCATACCTGGTGCTTTTGGCTGTGGGAAGACAGTGATTAGTCAAGCTCTTTCCAAG TACTCTAACTCGGACACTGTCGTGTATGTTGGTTGTGGAGAAAGAGGAAACGAAATGGCAGAG GTACTTATGGATTTCCCTCAATTGACAATGACACTGCCTGATGGGCGTGAAGAGTCTGTCATGAAACGTACCACACTTGTGGCTAATACTTCAAACATGCCTGTGGCTGCTCGTGAGGCCTCTATCTATACAG GTATTACTATAGCAGAATACTTCAGAGACATGGGTTACAATGTCAGTATGATGGCAGATTCGACATCTCGTTGGGCAGAAGCTTTACGTGAAATCTCAGGTCGATTG GCTGAGATGCCTGCAGACAGTGGATATCCTGCTTATTTGGCAGCACGTTTGGCTTCTTTCTATGAGCGTGCTGGTAAAGTTAAGTGTCTTGGTGGACCAGAGAGAACTGGTAGTGTGACGATTGTTGGTGCTGTTTCTCCTCCAGGAGGAGATTTCTCAGATCCTGTTACATCTGCAACCCTCGGTATTGTTCAG GTCTTCTGGGGTCTGGATAAGAAATTGGCTCAAAGGAAACACTTTCCCTCTGTAAATTGGCTTATTTCCTATTCGAAATACTCTGGG GCACTAGAGTCCTTTTATGAGAAGTTTGATGCTGATTTTATTGACATAAGGACAAAAGCCCGTGAGGTGCTGCAGAGGGAGGATGACCTAAATGAAATTGTTCAA CTTGTCGGAAAGGATGCTTTAGCTGAAACAGATAAGATTACCTTGGAAACTGCAAAGCTTTTAAGGGAGGACTACCTTGCACAAAATGCTTTTACACC ATATGATAAGTTCTGCCCTTTCTACAAATCTGTTTGGATGTTGCGCAACATTATCCACTTCTATAACTTGGCTAACCAG GCTGTTGAACGAGGAGCTGGTATGGACGGACAGAAAATTACTTACACTCTGATTAAGCACCGTTTAGGAGATTTATTCTACCGTTTGGT GTCCCAAAAGTTCGAGGATCCAGCAGAAGGCGAAGACGTTCTGGTGGGCAAGTTTAAGAAGCTTCATGATGATTTGACTGCTGGTTTCCGCAGCCTTGAGGATGAGACTCGATAA
- the LOC107809443 gene encoding V-type proton ATPase catalytic subunit A isoform X2 yields the protein MVNDPVLRTRKPLSVELGPGILGNIFDGIQRPLKTIAKRSGDVYIPRGVSVPALDKDILWEFQPKKIGEGDLLTGGDLYATVFENTLMEHRVALPPDAMGKITYIAPAGHYSLNDTVLELEFQGVKKQVTMLQTWPVRTPRPVASKLAADTPLLTGQRVLDALFPSVLGGTCAIPGAFGCGKTVISQALSKYSNSDTVVYVGCGERGNEMAEVLMDFPQLTMTLPDGREESVMKRTTLVANTSNMPVAAREASIYTGITIAEYFRDMGYNVSMMADSTSRWAEALREISGRLAEMPADSGYPAYLAARLASFYERAGKVKCLGGPERTGSVTIVGAVSPPGGDFSDPVTSATLGIVQVFWGLDKKLAQRKHFPSVNWLISYSKYSGALESFYEKFDADFIDIRTKAREVLQREDDLNEIVQLVGKDALAETDKITLETAKLLREDYLAQNAFTPYDKFCPFYKSVWMLRNIIHFYNLANQAVERGAGMDGQKITYTLIKHRLGDLFYRLVSQKFEDPAEGEDVLVGKFKKLHDDLTAGFRSLEDETR from the exons ATGGTGAATGATCCTGTGCTACGTACACGCAAG CCCCTGTCAGTAGAGCTGGGTCCTGGAATATTGGGAAACATCTTCGATGGTATTCAG AGGCCTCTGAAGACAATTGCAAAAAGGTCTGGTGATGTCTACATCCCTCGAGGTGTATCTGTTCCGGCCTTGGACAAGGATATACTATGGGAATTTCAGCCTAAGAAAATAG GTGAGGGAGATCTCTTAACAGGTGGAGATTTGTATGCT ACTGTCTTTGAGAACACCTTAATGGAACATCGTGTTGCTCTTCCTCCTGATGCCATGGGAAAGATTACTTACATTGCTCCAGCTGGTCACTACTCTTTGAAT GATACTGTTCTTGAGCTTGAGTTTCAAGGCGTCAAAAAGCAAGTGACTATGCTTCAG ACTTGGCCTGTGCGTACTCCTAGGCCTGTTGCATCAAAGTTAGCTGCTGATACTCCTCTTCTTACTGGACAG CGTGTTCTGGATGCCCTGTTCCCCTCAGTGCTTGGTGGTACCTGTGCCATACCTGGTGCTTTTGGCTGTGGGAAGACAGTGATTAGTCAAGCTCTTTCCAAG TACTCTAACTCGGACACTGTCGTGTATGTTGGTTGTGGAGAAAGAGGAAACGAAATGGCAGAG GTACTTATGGATTTCCCTCAATTGACAATGACACTGCCTGATGGGCGTGAAGAGTCTGTCATGAAACGTACCACACTTGTGGCTAATACTTCAAACATGCCTGTGGCTGCTCGTGAGGCCTCTATCTATACAG GTATTACTATAGCAGAATACTTCAGAGACATGGGTTACAATGTCAGTATGATGGCAGATTCGACATCTCGTTGGGCAGAAGCTTTACGTGAAATCTCAGGTCGATTG GCTGAGATGCCTGCAGACAGTGGATATCCTGCTTATTTGGCAGCACGTTTGGCTTCTTTCTATGAGCGTGCTGGTAAAGTTAAGTGTCTTGGTGGACCAGAGAGAACTGGTAGTGTGACGATTGTTGGTGCTGTTTCTCCTCCAGGAGGAGATTTCTCAGATCCTGTTACATCTGCAACCCTCGGTATTGTTCAG GTCTTCTGGGGTCTGGATAAGAAATTGGCTCAAAGGAAACACTTTCCCTCTGTAAATTGGCTTATTTCCTATTCGAAATACTCTGGG GCACTAGAGTCCTTTTATGAGAAGTTTGATGCTGATTTTATTGACATAAGGACAAAAGCCCGTGAGGTGCTGCAGAGGGAGGATGACCTAAATGAAATTGTTCAA CTTGTCGGAAAGGATGCTTTAGCTGAAACAGATAAGATTACCTTGGAAACTGCAAAGCTTTTAAGGGAGGACTACCTTGCACAAAATGCTTTTACACC ATATGATAAGTTCTGCCCTTTCTACAAATCTGTTTGGATGTTGCGCAACATTATCCACTTCTATAACTTGGCTAACCAG GCTGTTGAACGAGGAGCTGGTATGGACGGACAGAAAATTACTTACACTCTGATTAAGCACCGTTTAGGAGATTTATTCTACCGTTTGGT GTCCCAAAAGTTCGAGGATCCAGCAGAAGGCGAAGACGTTCTGGTGGGCAAGTTTAAGAAGCTTCATGATGATTTGACTGCTGGTTTCCGCAGCCTTGAGGATGAGACTCGATAA